The Brassica napus cultivar Da-Ae chromosome C1, Da-Ae, whole genome shotgun sequence DNA segment taTCAGGGGCCAGAACTCACTCAATAGTGACCTGAATGATATCAGTGTTGTCTTCCTTGAACTCGAGGAGTGGCTGACGTGAATAACACAACAATCAGATGAGAGGAGAGACAAACCCAGATCAAGAAAATAAGTTTTTGGTTCGTGTAAATATTATATGTGGAGTTAAAGAGTGGACAATAAAGATGGTTGAACCTGAAGACTCTGGCAAGAAATGTTGTACCATGGAGCATCAGATAACTGGCGACCCTCGAGTGATACATGGTTACCAAAGCCCTGGATAAGCAAGAACAGAGTTTTTCAGAACATAAATCATAGGCAAGACAGTCGATGCATACTTTACCCTGGTGTTATTCTAACAAGATGGGAAGAAAGTTGAAATCAATCTCACTTGACCTGATTGAAATCCGAGTAAAATGGCAACACTTGTGGATATGTTTGGACTATTCCCCATGACTTCTCAACAAGTGACCACCACCTGAAGAAAAAAAGCATGAACGATAATAAGATGACAAAGAAAATGGCAAAATTTCTTTGACAATCAAACAGGCAAAAGAAGAGTATTACTTATTCTGAGCTGTGTGGAAATTAGGTGGTTGTGCAGTCTCATATACCCATCCAGGAGCGAAGATGGCCGCTGATACATTGTTTCTCTTCAGCAAATCAAGAGCAGTATCAACCTagcatatatatagatattaatgaGACAATGAAGAAgaataatatgaaaaattattGGTTGGTTTTCACAAGAGTTTCTGAAAACATACAGTCCATTGACCACCACCAAAGGAGCCGCGACCGAAGACATCAATTCCCATGTAAACATCATATTTTCTGTCCCCGGCAACTTCAGCTGATAATTTTGGGTAGCTCTCCTGAAATACCATCACCCACTCAAATACCAGGCAAATGCATATAGAAGAAACACAAACTGAAGAAATTGAACGGTACCTTCCATGTATAGTTCATGAAGATACCATCACACAAGTCAAAGAAAGGTTTGTTCTTTTCATTCAAATGATCTTGCCATTTAAGATGGCCATGAGCAGTGACACTATCGTACCTGCAAAAAGAAGTGATCAGATTCAAAGTGGTTTTACCAAAAGAAAGAACTTGTGCACAACTTACCATATAACCAAAGACCCAGGAGTGGATAAATGCAAGACTTTTGTTAGATGGCTGACGAACTCCATCAAATTAGGAACCTGTTCTTTATCTATTTCGTTCTCTATATTTATCTGCAGGTAAGAGCTTACACTTCAAACGCAGATGAacagaagaatcaagaagtaTCTACCAAAAGACAAAACTCACCAGCCATCCATCGAAACCTAGAGAAGTAGCAAGCTCAGCCAAACGCTCAGCATACATCTGAGCAGACTCCTTAGTGGCAAGCATCTCATTGCAGGTAGCTTTTCCTTCATCCCATTCCGTGATGAAAGTCCCCAACACCTTTTTAACATTTCCATAGATACACAAGAAAGTAAATACTTAACCCCAATTCATATCTACACATCCTAATAAACTAATGTATCCACAAGAATGCCTAATCTTCACCTTAACGCCATGCCTGTGAGCTGTATTGGTCCAGCAAGGAGGAGGAATCGTCACCAGAGAGTGAGAGAAGTAAACAAACACATCCATCAAAAACCAATGCCAAATAGCAAACCCGGCGTCGTTTTCACACCCTTGGATCCACTTGTCGTCTACGTACCCTCCTTTCATATCGTGGCAGACTAAAACCCTTGGCCGATCAGGTAAGTCTCGCCGGAGAGGGACTGTGGAGCGATTGAACTGAAAGTGGAAAGAGTCGAAGTACGAACGTGATTTTAAATATTGGAGAGATTTGATCGGGAAGGAGATCGGTGATGACGGTTTCGATAGATCGAGCAGCGGGACGGACTCGGACTCGGACTCGGAATCTGCGCCGCCGTCGTTGGATTTGGGCATGATGAGGGAGAGAGGGAATGAGGTGAGGAGCGTTCTTCGTGAGAAATAGGCGCGAAGAAGCTCTCCCTCCAGCACatggaaattaaaataaaaataaatatagcatATGAAAATAAGATGACGTCATTATTCGCTTCCGTAGCACGTACGCATAGATAAAAAACCATAGCATATATGAGAAaaaatatcattgttttcaagtGAAGACTCCAGGACATGGAAATTACATGCTTCAATTCATAGCTTGCACGAAAAGCTTGCTACGAGCATAGCTGCCTGAGCTTGAATTAAATTCACCATACAATGCATCTCCCTTCTCCTCGTGATCAAAACTCAGAGAACGGCATCAGAGTAGACTGCAGCTTTGTTGTTGTTAACTCCAGAATGGCCAAGTAGTCGAGAGCGAGCAAGGGCTATATCATGTTCAAGCTCAAGCATCTTCTTCTGCAGAGAAGCTATTGGCTACAATGCAACCGTAAACTGGATCCTTGAGACGAACGTCAGTCTCATAAGACAAACGAGTTATCGGTTTCTTGTCTCTGTTCTTCAAGGACCTCACTGAGAAGCTTACTGACGTTGCGGGCTCCAAATACTTTATGGAGTTTGGAGAAAGTTATGGGGTCCTTGAGGGGAAATAAGGAGAGAAAATGCAAAGTATAATGTTGAAAATTCAAAGGATAACGTACCAGAGAGAGACTTAAATAACCAATCAGTTGGATGTCTCTTTTTGTTGAttgtggacattaaacaaaagGGAAGCAAGACTTTAAAAAGACAATCaaggaaattaaaatataggTTGATCCAAGAGgaattttgttataaattgGAAGATGATCGTTAAACCCAAATTTTAATGAGAAATTAGTGTTCCTACCAAAGAACTTTCTCATAATTAACTACGTACCAATAGACTGTGCATAATTAATTGCGACTCTCCTGCTCCTATTCCTCCAAAATTAACTCTACGTTTTTGATAGGCAAAATCATGTAAAAAGATTTGGTTAGAT contains these protein-coding regions:
- the LOC106382277 gene encoding cytosolic endo-beta-N-acetylglucosaminidase 2-like encodes the protein MPKSNDGGADSESESESVPLLDLSKPSSPISFPIKSLQYLKSRSYFDSFHFQFNRSTVPLRRDLPDRPRVLVCHDMKGGYVDDKWIQGCENDAGFAIWHWFLMDVFVYFSHSLVTIPPPCWTNTAHRHGVKVLGTFITEWDEGKATCNEMLATKESAQMYAERLAELATSLGFDGWLINIENEIDKEQVPNLMEFVSHLTKVLHLSTPGSLVIWYDSVTAHGHLKWQDHLNEKNKPFFDLCDGIFMNYTWKESYPKLSAEVAGDRKYDVYMGIDVFGRGSFGGGQWTVDTALDLLKRNNVSAAIFAPGWVYETAQPPNFHTAQNKWWSLVEKSWGIVQTYPQVLPFYSDFNQGFGNHVSLEGRQLSDAPWYNISCQSLQPLLEFKEDNTDIIQVTIDTRDASYNGGGNIVFKGRLEGDVYFTARLFKPLLHLSSSPITVSYSVKSDETFKLGLLLSFSSASHGTKSILVAPQEPIPRLDHMFLKCLVTSEQTVSEWTVHETSLVMDEHTLTEISFFCYRTENSTKASEYVALLGHISIKDHVQLLQQNFVSLPPASSWVIEAHNIELMVDSDVKGVSFVVQPCGEDGLWRKLDDSPNLLVDLEGLS